In one candidate division WOR-3 bacterium genomic region, the following are encoded:
- a CDS encoding 4Fe-4S dicluster domain-containing protein yields MSEELILNQLDSDFKYRIAERMGDDSFLACFACGSCTASCPVRRLEEKYNPRRLVRMAILGMKEEVYRSEFIWLCSYHSTCFHRCPQKVNIGEVCDAVVRMLQTGELKAKGEGVDVFFRDRVLKAVPGVAACFVCGTCTAVCPENLLDPEKDPRKFIRKVNLGLAQAAINDQFKDICATHFRCESRCPQGVKISRVMQVLKELAMEEGYSYPDSLKFLEC; encoded by the coding sequence ATGAGTGAAGAACTAATCCTTAACCAACTGGACAGCGATTTCAAATACCGGATTGCTGAGCGAATGGGCGATGATAGCTTTCTTGCCTGTTTTGCCTGTGGCTCTTGCACCGCATCCTGCCCGGTGCGGCGACTGGAGGAAAAATACAATCCCAGACGGCTGGTGCGGATGGCAATCTTGGGAATGAAGGAGGAGGTTTACCGTTCGGAGTTTATCTGGCTCTGTTCCTATCATTCCACCTGTTTCCACCGATGCCCGCAGAAGGTCAACATCGGCGAGGTTTGCGATGCGGTGGTGCGGATGCTCCAGACCGGCGAGTTAAAGGCTAAAGGCGAGGGGGTTGATGTTTTCTTCCGGGATAGAGTATTAAAGGCTGTTCCTGGTGTTGCCGCCTGTTTTGTCTGTGGTACCTGCACCGCGGTTTGCCCCGAAAATTTACTTGACCCGGAAAAGGACCCACGGAAGTTCATCCGCAAGGTAAATTTGGGGCTGGCGCAGGCGGCGATTAACGACCAGTTCAAGGATATCTGCGCCACCCATTTCCGGTGCGAGAGTCGGTGCCCTCAGGGGGTGAAAATTAGCCGGGTGATGCAGGTTCTCAAGGAGCTGGCGATGGAGGAGGGCTATTCATATCCTGACTCTTTAAAATTCTTAGAGTGTTAG
- a CDS encoding FAD-dependent oxidoreductase produces MENRLTTVLVVGGGIGGVQAALDLAESGRKVYLIERAPAIGGYMAMLDKTFPTNDCSMCILSPKLVSCARHPNIQLLTLSELLTVEGEPGNFRVLVRRYARSVDLSRCTGCGDCLEKCPVKLPNEFEGGLSQRRAIYRLYAQAVPNAPVIDRRFCLKFTKDRCGNCAKTCKAGAIDYTQEDEEITLAVGAIVIAQGSEIINPAVRPEYGYKRFANVVSALEFERILSASGPFGGHIVRPGDKKEPKKIAWVQCFGSRDESIERAWCSSVCCMYAAKEAVIAKEHSGAVEPTVFYMDMRAYGKEFDRYIERAERQYGVRFVRARVAEILEEPETKDLIVRYATETGQRRERFDMVVLSCGFVQPGKLENFGVKRNQFGFPEVDIFEPVGSERKGLYLTGTCLMPSAIPETVVMASAAAVKALALTGVDMSPTQEPQTKNQKPVFGEAPRIGVFVCHCGINIGGVVRVPEVVEFARSLPGVVYAEENLYSCSADSLEKIKMRILEHNLNRVVVASCSPRTHEPLFQATLLEAGLNPHLFAMTNIRDQCSWVHPDREKATLKAKDLVKMAVARVRRQEPLPKVQLPVTKAGLVIGGGISGMAAALALSDAGFEVYLVERESSLGGQARTIYKTIEGEDVQARLKEMIERVNAHPRIRVFTDAKIKGIDGFVGYYETTVAVNGKEERLKHGVVIVATGAVYRTPEEYLYGKDERVKTQKELEEIVARNPQVLQGLNTVVMIQCVGSREGERNYCSRICCTEAIKNAIAIKELNPDAQVFVLYRDIRTYGFREQFYRRARELGVIFIRYEASKKPEVELADGDLTVNVYEPVLDISLKLKPDILVLSSGVVPQSDSSELAKMLKVPLQQDGFFLEAHAKLRPVDFATDGVFLAGLCHYPKFIDESVASAQAAAGRAATVLSREFIEAEPYQATVNIERCSACGMCASLCAYRAIEVKLIDEKSGRRAASVNPALCKGCGACAANCRSEAIDIKGFAAENICREIAALFSF; encoded by the coding sequence ATGGAAAATAGATTGACTACCGTCTTGGTTGTTGGTGGCGGTATTGGCGGGGTGCAGGCAGCGCTGGATCTGGCGGAGAGCGGGCGCAAGGTTTATCTTATAGAGCGGGCGCCGGCAATTGGCGGCTATATGGCGATGCTGGATAAGACCTTCCCCACCAATGACTGCTCAATGTGTATTCTGAGCCCGAAACTGGTGTCCTGCGCCCGGCACCCTAATATCCAACTTTTGACCCTGAGCGAACTTCTCACCGTTGAAGGTGAGCCAGGGAATTTTAGGGTATTGGTCAGGCGTTACGCCCGCTCGGTTGATCTTTCCCGTTGCACCGGTTGCGGCGATTGTTTGGAAAAATGCCCGGTAAAACTGCCCAACGAGTTTGAGGGCGGATTGTCTCAGCGAAGGGCGATTTACCGGCTTTACGCGCAGGCGGTTCCGAACGCACCCGTGATTGACCGGCGGTTCTGCCTGAAGTTTACGAAAGACCGCTGCGGCAATTGCGCCAAGACCTGCAAGGCGGGTGCGATTGATTATACTCAAGAGGATGAGGAGATTACTCTTGCTGTGGGCGCGATTGTCATCGCTCAAGGTAGCGAGATTATCAACCCCGCGGTTCGTCCTGAATACGGCTATAAGAGATTTGCCAATGTTGTGAGTGCGCTTGAGTTTGAGCGCATCCTTTCGGCATCCGGTCCTTTTGGTGGTCATATTGTGCGCCCAGGCGATAAAAAGGAGCCAAAGAAAATTGCCTGGGTACAGTGTTTTGGCTCAAGGGATGAGTCAATTGAGCGCGCCTGGTGCTCATCAGTCTGCTGTATGTATGCGGCAAAGGAGGCGGTGATTGCCAAGGAGCATTCAGGTGCGGTTGAGCCGACGGTCTTTTATATGGATATGCGTGCCTATGGCAAGGAGTTTGACCGCTATATTGAAAGGGCGGAAAGACAGTATGGTGTCAGGTTTGTGCGGGCCAGGGTGGCAGAGATTCTTGAAGAGCCAGAGACAAAGGATTTGATTGTCCGCTACGCAACTGAAACGGGGCAAAGGCGCGAGCGGTTTGATATGGTGGTTCTCTCCTGTGGATTTGTCCAACCAGGAAAACTTGAGAATTTTGGGGTGAAACGGAATCAGTTCGGTTTTCCTGAAGTGGATATCTTCGAGCCGGTGGGTTCGGAAAGAAAGGGTTTGTATCTTACCGGCACCTGCCTTATGCCCAGCGCAATTCCAGAAACGGTGGTGATGGCATCAGCAGCCGCGGTCAAGGCGCTTGCCCTGACTGGAGTTGACATGTCTCCCACCCAGGAACCACAAACCAAAAACCAGAAACCAGTTTTTGGTGAGGCACCGCGCATCGGGGTGTTTGTCTGCCATTGCGGGATTAATATCGGTGGTGTTGTCCGGGTGCCTGAGGTGGTGGAGTTTGCCCGTTCCTTGCCCGGGGTTGTTTATGCTGAGGAGAACCTTTACTCCTGCTCAGCCGACTCCTTGGAGAAAATCAAGATGCGTATTTTGGAGCACAATTTGAACCGGGTGGTTGTTGCCTCCTGTTCACCCCGAACCCATGAGCCGCTTTTCCAGGCAACCCTTCTTGAGGCGGGTTTGAATCCGCACCTTTTTGCGATGACCAATATTCGTGACCAGTGCTCCTGGGTCCATCCTGACAGGGAAAAGGCAACGCTCAAGGCAAAGGATTTGGTCAAAATGGCGGTTGCCCGGGTCAGGCGCCAGGAGCCTTTGCCCAAGGTGCAGTTGCCGGTAACAAAGGCGGGTCTTGTCATCGGTGGTGGGATCTCCGGAATGGCTGCAGCCTTGGCTCTCTCAGATGCCGGTTTTGAGGTCTATCTTGTTGAGCGGGAGTCCTCTCTGGGCGGACAGGCGCGGACAATCTACAAGACGATAGAAGGAGAGGATGTGCAAGCCCGGCTTAAGGAGATGATTGAGCGGGTCAATGCTCATCCGCGGATAAGGGTTTTCACCGATGCAAAAATAAAAGGTATTGATGGCTTTGTGGGTTATTATGAAACAACCGTTGCGGTCAACGGCAAAGAGGAGAGGTTAAAGCACGGGGTGGTGATTGTTGCCACCGGCGCGGTTTATCGCACACCCGAAGAGTATCTTTATGGCAAGGATGAGCGGGTAAAAACCCAGAAGGAACTTGAGGAAATCGTTGCCCGCAATCCCCAGGTTCTGCAAGGGCTGAATACCGTGGTGATGATTCAGTGTGTTGGTTCGCGCGAAGGAGAGCGGAACTATTGCTCGCGCATCTGCTGCACCGAGGCGATTAAGAATGCGATTGCGATCAAGGAGTTAAATCCCGATGCCCAGGTCTTTGTCCTATACCGCGACATCCGCACCTATGGGTTCAGAGAGCAGTTTTATCGCCGCGCCCGGGAACTGGGTGTTATCTTTATCCGCTATGAGGCTTCTAAAAAGCCCGAGGTGGAATTGGCTGACGGCGATTTGACTGTTAATGTTTATGAGCCGGTGCTTGATATTTCCTTAAAACTCAAGCCGGATATCCTGGTGCTTTCATCGGGGGTGGTGCCGCAGTCCGATTCTTCAGAACTGGCAAAGATGCTGAAGGTGCCTTTGCAGCAGGATGGGTTTTTCCTTGAGGCGCATGCGAAACTGCGTCCGGTTGACTTTGCCACTGATGGTGTTTTCCTTGCCGGGTTATGCCATTATCCGAAGTTCATTGACGAGTCGGTGGCATCAGCGCAGGCAGCAGCCGGCAGGGCGGCAACGGTCCTTTCCCGCGAATTTATTGAGGCTGAACCATATCAGGCAACGGTTAACATTGAGCGCTGCTCTGCCTGCGGGATGTGCGCCAGTTTGTGCGCATACCGGGCGATTGAGGTGAAATTGATTGATGAGAAGAGCGGCAGGCGGGCAGCGAGCGTGAACCCGGCCTTGTGCAAGGGCTGTGGTGCCTGTGCGGCGAATTGCCGTTCTGAGGCGATTGACATCAAGGGTTTTGCCGCCGAGAACATCTGCCGGGAGATTGCCGCCCTGTTCAGTTTTTAG